In the Centroberyx gerrardi isolate f3 chromosome 9, fCenGer3.hap1.cur.20231027, whole genome shotgun sequence genome, one interval contains:
- the aasdh gene encoding beta-alanine-activating enzyme isoform X2, which produces MDPKTLQDMVATAASLHLSRVAVTYDSGSVSGSPVSLLYRDVVALGTELSHILRRHCCRNNGVIALYYHADLYLPVWILGILQLPAAYVPLDPGAPGLLSARIMSQCGLQYCALQSHLLEQFQTALSKHITVEVCLVLSKYNLTLIQVKPLPAAAHNQGTELKGAEREDAADLCASAAAVKDTGQGDLAYVLHTSGTTGLPKIVRVPHRCIVPNILHLRSLFQMSAEDVVFLASPLTFDPSVVEIFLALSSGAQLLIVPPVIKKMPNRLAQLLFRNHRTTVLQVTPTLLGRFGRRILKQEVLSSGSSLRVLALGGEACPSPALLTSWRHEGNKTHIYNIYGITEVSCWACCYKVPESLLQSGNLMASSVPLGAPLMDTTVEVRDELGHIVTEGEGQVFIGGKDRVCLLDDEVTAVPGTMRSTGDWVKAEDSQLFYLGRRDRLIKRHGQRVNLDTLQQVVMSLPQVESCAVGLYEGFRLVAFVVASTSGDQQAASPFPSVQQRVGQSPSASADRREDFSSSISHDEESGATDGDLSRAVLTQLSLLLPSYSIPDTLVLVPALSLSAHGKVDMDALMKTYQRQRERLESDTSLGDLAKIKQTLQSLWQDTLGLAEDAAIEEESNFLFSGGDSLKALRLCDDITTAAAVASAGLLEVILDGTFSDVLHHVARVILTLPLENNSSSLPEAKKRRADPLSVAPAKRERTDPRSRTAAEKPQGAEVALEERTVKVIRRGGEVVEMKIRNPDTNKNSQPDTVEQLRRTDSSEKMDKNNSLTVGTSERGFTDVGSPLVETSAVGLSLSWSSDTGRCVDASPVLLAQGGTDQGSDSAKTTVFIGSHSHRMQALDLATGGLLWERVLGDRIEAAAAVSQCGTLVVIGCYDGCVYFLCAASGETRWVFETRNAVKSCPAVDPLKGLVIVGSHDGHVYALNPQVRQCVWKHHCGGGAVFSSPYLHPSHRRLYVASLGGHLLCLNPDSGELIWTYCRETPFFSSPNGSSGPVVIGSVDGNICCFSNMGKLLWQFLTKGPVFSSPCVTPDQQRVLCGSHDGCLYCLNCADGSLVWTFQTSGKVYSSPCVFDGSTWGRRGILVALASTDGTVWILDGQDGLLVASLTLPGELFSSPVVWEHSLVVGCRNDYVYCIELTVKKET; this is translated from the exons CAGTGGCTCAGTGTCTGGGAGCCCGGTGTCCCTGTTATACAGGGATGTTGTGGCACTTGGGACTGAACTGTCTCATATTCTACGGAGGCACTGCTGTCGGAATAACGGTGTGATTGCGTTGTATTATCATGCCGATTTGTACCTGCCCGTCTGGATCCTGGG gatcCTCCAGTTGCCTGCTGCTTATGTCCCACTGGACCCAGGGGCTCCAGGGCTTCTCTCTGCCCGCATCATGAGCCAGTGTGGCCTCCAGTACTGTGCTCTGCAGAGTCACCTGCTGGAG CAATTCCAGACCGCTCTCTCCAAACACATCACTGTGGAGGTTTGTCTAGTGTTGTCCAAGTACAACCTCACCTTGATACAAGTAAAGCCACTGCCAGCCGCTGCACACAACCAGGGAACAGAACTgaaaggagcagagagagaggatgctgcTGATCTCTGTGCTTCAGCTGCAGCGGTAAAGGACACTGGACAAGGAGATTTGGCGTATGTGCTGCACACATCCGGAACAACGGGGCTTCCAAAGATCGTGAGGGTCCCACACAGGTGCATAGTGCCCAATATACTGCATCTCAG atCTTTGTTTCAGATGAGTGCAGAGGATGTGGTTTTCCTGGCCTCtcccttgacctttgacccatcGGTGGTGGAGATTTTTCTGGCCTTATCGTCCGGCGCTCAGCTCCTCATCGTCCCTCCTGTGATCAAGAAAATGCCCAATCGACTGGCTCAGCTGCTGTTCAGGAATCACAGGACAACAGTCCTACAG GTGACTCCCACTCTGCTGGGCCGTTTCGGCCGGCGTATTCTAAAACAGGAGGTGTTGTCCTCTGGCTCTTCGTTGCGTGTGTTGGCTCTGGGAGGAGAGGCCTGTCCCTCACCAGCTCTGCTGACGAGCTGGAGGCACGAGGGCAACAAAACTCACATCTACAATATCTACGGCATTACAGAGGTTTCCTGCTGGGCCTGCTGTTACAAAGTCCCAGAGAGTCTACTGCAGTCCGGCAATCT GATGGCGTCCTCtgtgcctctcggcgcccctcTGATGGACACAACTGTGGAAGTGAGAGATGAACTTGGCCATATTGTCACAGAGGGTGAAGGACAGGTGTTCATAG GTGGAAAGGACAGAGTGTGCCTCCTGGATGATGAGGTGACTGCTGTCCCCGGGACGATGCGCAGCACTGGAGACTGGGTGAAGGCTGAAGACTCACAGCTGTTCTACCTCGGACGGAGAGACCGGCTGATCAAACGCCACGGACAGCGAGTGAACTTGGACACCTTGCAGcaa GTCGTGATGAGTCTTCCTCAGGTGGAGTCCTGCGCTGTGGGTCTGTACGAAGGCTTTCGGCTGGTTGCCTTTGTTGTGGCATCTACATCTGGAGACCAACAGGCGGCTTCTCCATTCCCATCTGTACAGCAGCGTGTGGGACAAAGCCCCTCGGCCTCTGCGGACCGCCGGGAagacttctcctcctccattagCCATGATGAGGAGAGCGGCGCTACAGACGGAGACCTCAGCAGGGCCGTCCTCACCCagctgtctctgctgctgcccAGCTACAGCATTCCAGACACGCTGGTGCTCGTCCCGGCCTTGTCCCTGTCTGCTCACG GCAAGGTAGACATGGATGCACTTATGAAAACATaccaaagacagagagaacgtTTAGAGTCTGACACTTCACTTGGAGATTTggccaaaataaaacaaaccctTCAGTCTTTGTGGCAG GATACTCTAGGTCTTGCTGAAGATGCAGCCATTGAGGAGGAGTCCAACTTCCTTTTCAGCGGAGGAGATTCTCTGAAGGCGTTGCGTCTCTGCGATGACATCACGACTGCTGCAGCAGTGGCCTCAGCAGGGCTTTTGGAAGTTATACTGGACGGGACCTTCTCAGACGTACTGCACCACGTTGCCAGAGTAATACTGACGCTGCCGCTTGAGAACAACTCGTCGTCGCTGCCCGAGGCCAAGAAACGGCGAGCAGATCCTCTCTCCGTTGCACCGGCGAAGAGAGAACGCACAGACCCTCGTTCTAGAACAGCTGCAGAGAAACCGCAGGGAGCTGAAGTTGCTTTGGAGGAAAGGACAGTAAAAGTTATAAGGAGGGGAGGCGAGGTGGTAGAAATGAAGATCAGAAATCCGGACACCAATAAAAACTCTCAGCCGGACACAGTGGAACAACTCCGAAGAACAGATTCCAGTGAGAAGATGGACAAAAATAATAGCTTGACAGTAGGTACCAGTGAACGGGGTTTTACCGATGTTGGCTCTCCTCTTGTAGAGACCAGCGCTGTGGGACTGAGTCTGAGCTGGTCTTCAGACACAGGCAGATGTGTGGATGCCTCCCCAGTGCTTCTAGCGCAAGGAGGAACAGATCAGGGATCAGACTCGGCCAAAACGACAGTCTTCATCGGCTCCCACTCTCACAGGATGCAGGCCCTAGACCTGGCCACCGGGGGGCTTCTGTGGGAGCGGGTTCTGGGGGACAGAATCGAGGCCGCAGCTGCTGTGTCTCAGTGTGGGACCCTCGTGGTTATAG GTTGCTATGATGGCTGTGTGTATTTCTTGTGCGCGGCTTCCGGAGAGACGCGGTGGGTATTTGAGACAAGAAATGCTGTGAAGAGCTGTCCCGCCGTGGATCCCCTCAAAGGGCTGGTGATAGTGGGCTCACATGATGGGCATGTTTATGCCCTGAACCCACAG GTTCGGCAGTGTGTTTGGAAGCATCACTGCGGGGGCGGGGCTGTGTTTTCTTCCCCatacctccacccctcccacagACGGCTGTATGTGGCGTCACTGGGAGGACACCTGCTCTGTCTCAACCCT GACAGTGGAGAGCTCATATGGACGTACTGTAGAGAGACTCCATTCTTCTCATCGCCAAACGGCTCCTCCGGTCCTGTTGTCATCGGCTCAGTGGATGGAAACATCTGCTGCTTCAGCAATATGGGGAAACTG cTTTGGCAGTTTTTGACCAAAGGACCCGTCTTCTCGTCCCCGTGTGTCACACCAGACCAGCAGAGGGTTTTGTGTGGATCACATGACGGCTGCCTGTACTGTTTGAACTGTGCTGATGGCTCTTTGGTTTGGACTTTCCAGACCTCTGGGAAGGTGTACTCTAGCCCCTGTGTGTTCGATGGCTCTACCTGGGGGAGAAGGGGGATTCTTGTGGCCCTGGCCTCCACAGATGGAACGGTCTGGATCCTGGATGGTCAAGATGGACTATTGGTAGCTTCACTCACCCTTCCTGGGGAGCTGTTTTCTTCCCCGGTGGTGTGGGAACACTCCCTTGTGGTTGGGTGTCGTAATGACTATGTGTACTGTATAGAGCTGACAGTCAAAAAGGAAACATAG
- the chst14 gene encoding carbohydrate sulfotransferase 14, whose protein sequence is MLPRRQEYAMKRTGGPRSGSVINFRTTVNSGSLRRSSAVLPSVLTFAVIVASGGLLLMIEKGMLNSMETPPPRGNGKRSDYIRQAVQHIPAAVDTEFQILQEIRNRTIRTMCGQKNMPHNVWSLSPLQRKTLLQHILVNDEHRFLYCYVPKVACSNWKRVLKVLSGALESVNVNIKMDHRSDLLFLSSLKPEEIRYRLKHYFKFMFVREPMERLLSAYRNKFGEIEAYQKKYGVEIVKRYRKGRAKDASVTGDDVTFAEFVHYLLDEDVERMNEHWMPIYNLCQPCAVSYDFIGSYEHLERDAEFVLQQIGAPPHVHFPERQTWYKPVTTQTLHYYLCSLPQKLLRELLPKYILDFSLFTYPLPNTTTEYCRH, encoded by the exons ATGCTTCCGCGCCGGCAGGAGTACGCGatgaagaggacaggaggacccAGGAGCGGCTCGGTTATAAACTTTAGGACAACGGTAAACTCAGGCTCCCTGCGCCGCAGCTCCGCCGTCCTGCCGTCGGTGCTGACGTTCGCAGTGATCGTAGCATCCGGAGGCCTGCTGCTCATGATAGAGAAAGGAATGCTGAACAGTATGGAGACGCCTCCACCTCGGGGTAACGGCAAACGGTCCGACTACATCAGACAGGCTGTGCAACACATCCCGGCTGCTGTAGACACGGAGTTCCAG ATCCTCCAGGAGATCCGTAACCGCACCATCCGGACCATGTGCGGCCAGAAGAACATGCCCCACAATGTTTGGTCCCTGAGTCCCCTGCAGAGGAAGACCCTGCTGCAGCACATCCTGGTAAACGACGAACACCGCTTCCTCTACTGCTACGTCCCCAAAGTGGCCTGCTCCAACTGGAAGAGGGTCCTCAAGGTCCTGAGCGGAGCCCTGGAGAGCGTGAACGTCAACATCAAGATGGACCACCGCAGCGACCTGCTCTTCCTGTCCTCTCTGAAGCCCGAGGAGATCCGCTACCGGCTCAAGCACTACTTCAAGTTCATGTTTGTGCGGGAACCCATGGAGCGTCTCCTCTCCGCGTACAGGAACAAGTTCGGGGAGATCGAGGCCTACCAGAAGAAGTACGGTGTGGAGATCGTGAAGCGGTACAGAAAGGGCCGCGCGAAGGACGCATCAGTGACAGGAGATGATGTGACCTTTGCAGAGTTTGTGCATTATCTGCTGGATGAGGACGTGGAGCGTATGAACGAGCACTGGATGCCGATATACAACTTGTGCCAACCCTGCGCCGTGTCCTACGACTTCATCGGCTCCTATGAGCACCTTGAACGCGACGCGGAGTTTGTGCTCCAGCAGATCGGGGCGCCGCCTCACGTCCACTTCCCCGAGAGGCAGACGTGGTACAAGCCCGTCACCACACAGACGTTGCACTATTACCTGTGCAGCTTACCACAGAAGCTATTGAGGGAACTCCTGCCCAAGTACATTCTAGACTTTTCCCTCTTCACCTATCCCCTCCCCAACACAACCACTGAATATTGCCGACATTAA
- the cracd gene encoding capping protein inhibiting regulator of actin dynamics, which produces MSQENVSDKVRNLQRQIAQSIKFGQKPPSMRKSEGDEGSSDEEEVPRSPLKVLAQVEAEPAKTEPKQVQGAQQAGTHSTPVKSPRSKRVLPPTGTIESINLDAVPQSVPRLDNTAAKHKLSVKPKNQRISRKHRRFTQDLQEVSLPGVLQEDQEGAGVSTDEHHRTAAEEPHYDSLENSKKQRLHEEERHETRRKRELEEQRLRQEEEENKKRAEELRLRELEEERCRKQQEEERIRKEEEERKLREEAERRRKEEEERRIREEEERRQREEEERIRREEEDRRMREEQERRQREEEEKRRLEEQRRKEEEERKKREEEEEQRRQQELKAERLQAEKQRLQEMEERIKLEAEERQKKEEEEQKRLSLEEADGSSDPHERKRRAEELRWREMEERQRPFSFKVSSGEKQILFQKVNLTPVTPASSHQSGAVADQREGTKASSPEGADSPNLPASPYVPHTAILVTGAQLCGTAVNLDQIKDTACKSLLGLGEDRKAQGTPPTKSKTSPDRKSGKTKSLNESSLSTDQSSAAVLAEWASIRSKIFKGAEEGKYEDYPDPSRNQTQPSSEDLNQPPFSHTNLRKTMSASAKFSITPAKKKFGDSNRNSEVFSPDDKEATPPDTTCGTPAASPAPTSKAQNRTSKTVRISERGSDECMFAKDLPSFLVPSPGTKPEAAELKGRSQGEAEDAESREEGEERGPDGEDKPSPFGIKLRRTNYSLRFHSEQSTEKRKKRYSAGDSFDGVPSPLTPIEPDSDASSVFSDKSSPTSPQKESAVGKFLQATASPAVPRAKPGKSASVSVHSEVEKVLSKPPLYQRPTTSPKPTGAVTTPPPSPLPKVVRGVPSEAVVQRIGGADSSTQEQTSKSEESSAVAQLHRSSQGHIQGEEEHKEKRSFFPSINIPWREKVDRKTELIKRDKPSLQSRHSLDSTRVQEKEAGPLWITLALQKQKGFREQQQNREERRSQREAKLAEKQSRERESATLISPTDSKGNGSTSPSKPQTPEEPKRPDSLLGRFDRRDHLKKANTLPSSVTVEIADSTPSPPAVKEVSKRFPSSDSPQVSTEPAWLALAKRKAKAWSDCPQIIK; this is translated from the exons ATGTCCCAGGAAAACGTCTCCGATAAAGTTAGGAACCTGCAG AGGCAGATAGCACAAAGTATCAAGTTTGGCCAGAAGCCTCCCTCTATGAGGAAGAGTGAAGGAGATGAGGGCAGttcagatgaggaggaggttcCCCGGAGCCCTCTGAAGGTGTTGGCCCAGGTAGAGGCTGAGCCAGCAAAAACAGAGCCAAAG CAGGTCCAGGGGGCCCAACAGGCCGGGACACACAGCACTCCGGTGAAGTCCCCCAGGTCCAAACGAGTTCTTCCACCCACCGGTACTATTGAGTCCATCAACCTGGATGCTGTCCCGCAGTCTGTTCCTCGCTTAGACAACACTGCTGCCAAGCATAAACTGTCTGTCAAACCTAAAAATCAGAGGATTTCCCGCAAGCACCGTCGGTTTACACAG GATCTCCAAGAGGTGTCTCTTCCTGGTGTGCTGCAGGAGGACCAGGAGGGAGCAGGCGTCTCCACAGATGAACACCACAGGACGGCTGCTGAAGAGCCTCACTACGACTCCCTAGAAAACTCCAAGAAACAGAGATtacatgaggaggagagacacgagaccaggaggaagagagagctggaggaacAGAGGctcagacaggaggaagaggagaacaagaagagagcagaggagttGAGGCTGCGCGAactagaggaggagaggtgtcGTAAACAACAAGAGGAGGAACGTATCcgtaaagaggaggaggaaagaaagcttagagaggaggcggagaggagaaggaaggaggaagaggagagaaggattagggaagaagaagaaaggagacaacgagaggaagaagagcggatacggagggaagaggaggatagGAGGATGCGAGAAGAACAGGAGCGTCGACAgcgggaagaggaagagaaaagacgtctggaggagcagaggagaaaagaggaggaggaaagaaagaagcgagaggaggaggaggagcagaggaggcagCAGGAGCTCAAGGCAGAGCGTCTGC AAGCGGAGAAGCAGAGGCTGcaggagatggaggaaaggatAAAACtggaagcagaggagagacagaaaaaggaagaggaagagcagaagaGACTATCATTAGAGGAGGCTGATGGCAGCTCCGACCCACacgagaggaagagaagagcggAGGAGCTGCgctggagagagatggaggagcgACAGAGGCCTTTCTCTTTCAAAGTGTCCTCTGGGGAAAAGCAGATTCTGTTCCAGAAGGTCAACCTGACGCCTGTTACGCCGGCCTCCAGCCACCAGAGCGGCGCTGTAGCTGACCAAAGAGAGGGCACTAAGGCTTCCTCTCCTGAAGGAGCAGACTCCCCCAACCTGCCAGCATCTCCATACGTCCCCCACACAGCCATCCTGGTGACAGGGGCCCAGCTCTGCGGGACTGCAGTCAACTTAGACCAGATCAAAGACACAGCCTGCAAGTCTCTGCTTGGTTTGGGAGAGGATAGAAAGGCCCAGGGAACGCCACCAACCAAGAGCAAGACTTCACCGGACCGCAAGTCTGGCAAAACCAAATCTCTCAACGAGTCCTCACTCTCCACAGACCAGTCCAGTGCAGCTGTCCTAGCAGAATGGGCTAGTATTAGATCAAAGATATTCAAGGGAGCAGAGGAAGGGAAGTATGAGGATTACCCAGACCCGAGCCGAAACCAGACGCAGCCCAGCAGTGAAGATCTGAATCAGCCTCCATTTTCTCACACCAACCTCAGGAAGACCATGTCTGCCAGCGCCAAGTTCTCCATCACCCCAGCTAAGAAGAAATTTGGAGACTCAAATAGAAACTCTGAGGTGTTCAGTCCGGACGACAAGGAAGCTACTCCACCTGACACCACGTGCGGCACCCCTGCAGCCTCGCCAGCTCCAACCAGTAAAGCTCAGAATAGGACAAGTAAAACTGTCCGCATCTCAGAAAGAGGGTCGGATGAGTGTATGTTTGCCAAAGACCTCCCCTCTTTCCTGGTTCCCAGCCCTGGAACCAAACCTGAGGCGGCAGAGTTGAAGGGCAGGAGTCAGGGTGAGGCAGAGGACgctgagagcagagaggagggagaggagaggggcccGGACGGTGAGGATAAACCCTCTCCTTTTGGCATAAAGCTGAGGAGGACCAACTACTCCCTCCGCTTTCACAGTGAACAgtccacagagaaaaggaagaaacgTTACAGTGCTGGGGACAGCTTTGATGGCGTCCCTTCACCTCTCACCCCCATTGAACCTGACTCTGACGCTTCCTCTGTGTTCTCCGACAAGTCAAGCCCCACATCGCCCCAAAAAGAGAGTGCAGTTGGCAAGTTCTTACAGGCAACTGCCTCCCCTGCTGTCCCCCGGGCCAAACCGGGCAAGTCTGCCAGCGTGTCCGTACACAGCGAGGTTGAGAAAGTGCTTTCCAAACCACCGCTCTACCAAAGACCCACCACATCACCCAAACCTACTGGAGCCGtcaccacccctcccccctcaccacTACCTAAAGTCGTCCGTGGGGTTCCCAGCGAGGCCGTGGTCCAGAGAATAGGGGGAGCAGATTCTTCCACCCAGGAGCAGACTAGCAAGAGCGAGGAATCATCGGCGGTGGCTCAGCTGCACAGGAGCAGCCAAGGCCACATCCAAGGGGAAGAGGAGCACAAGGAGAAGAGGtccttcttcccctccatcAATATCCCCTGGAGAGAGAAggtggacagaaagacagagctCATCAAGAGAG ACAAACCGTCACTACAGAGCAGGCACTCGCTGGACAGCACAAGGGTCCAGGAGAAGGAGGCAGGGCCGTTATGGATCACACTGGCGCTGCAGAAGCAGAAGGGCTtcagggagcagcagcagaaccgAGAGGAGCGTCGCAGCCAGAGAGAGGCCAAACTCGCCGAAAAACAgtcgagggagagagaaagt GCTACGCTGATCAGTCCTACAGACAGCAAAGGAAACGGAAGCACCAGTCCTTCTAAACCTCAGACACCAGAGGAGCCCAAGAGACCCGACAGCCTGCTGGGGCGCTTTGATCGCAGAGACCACCTGAAAAAAGCCAACACTCTGCCCAGCTCTGTCACTG TTGAGATTGCAGACTCCACACCATCACCACCTGCTGTGAAGGAGGTGTCGAAACGCTTCCCCTCCAGTGACTCTCCCCAGGTGTCCACAGAGCCGGCCTGGCTGGCCCTGGCCAAACGCAAGGCCAAAGCCTGGAGTGACTGTCCTCAGATCATCAAATAA
- the aasdh gene encoding beta-alanine-activating enzyme isoform X1: protein MSAEDVVFLASPLTFDPSVVEIFLALSSGAQLLIVPPVIKKMPNRLAQLLFRNHRTTVLQVTPTLLGRFGRRILKQEVLSSGSSLRVLALGGEACPSPALLTSWRHEGNKTHIYNIYGITEVSCWACCYKVPESLLQSGNLMASSVPLGAPLMDTTVEVRDELGHIVTEGEGQVFIGGKDRVCLLDDEVTAVPGTMRSTGDWVKAEDSQLFYLGRRDRLIKRHGQRVNLDTLQQVVMSLPQVESCAVGLYEGFRLVAFVVASTSGDQQAASPFPSVQQRVGQSPSASADRREDFSSSISHDEESGATDGDLSRAVLTQLSLLLPSYSIPDTLVLVPALSLSAHGKVDMDALMKTYQRQRERLESDTSLGDLAKIKQTLQSLWQDTLGLAEDAAIEEESNFLFSGGDSLKALRLCDDITTAAAVASAGLLEVILDGTFSDVLHHVARVILTLPLENNSSSLPEAKKRRADPLSVAPAKRERTDPRSRTAAEKPQGAEVALEERTVKVIRRGGEVVEMKIRNPDTNKNSQPDTVEQLRRTDSKTSAVGLSLSWSSDTGRCVDASPVLLAQGGTDQGSDSAKTTVFIGSHSHRMQALDLATGGLLWERVLGDRIEAAAAVSQCGTLVVIGCYDGCVYFLCAASGETRWVFETRNAVKSCPAVDPLKGLVIVGSHDGHVYALNPQVRQCVWKHHCGGGAVFSSPYLHPSHRRLYVASLGGHLLCLNPDSGELIWTYCRETPFFSSPNGSSGPVVIGSVDGNICCFSNMGKLLWQFLTKGPVFSSPCVTPDQQRVLCGSHDGCLYCLNCADGSLVWTFQTSGKVYSSPCVFDGSTWGRRGILVALASTDGTVWILDGQDGLLVASLTLPGELFSSPVVWEHSLVVGCRNDYVYCIELTVKKET from the exons ATGAGTGCAGAGGATGTGGTTTTCCTGGCCTCtcccttgacctttgacccatcGGTGGTGGAGATTTTTCTGGCCTTATCGTCCGGCGCTCAGCTCCTCATCGTCCCTCCTGTGATCAAGAAAATGCCCAATCGACTGGCTCAGCTGCTGTTCAGGAATCACAGGACAACAGTCCTACAG GTGACTCCCACTCTGCTGGGCCGTTTCGGCCGGCGTATTCTAAAACAGGAGGTGTTGTCCTCTGGCTCTTCGTTGCGTGTGTTGGCTCTGGGAGGAGAGGCCTGTCCCTCACCAGCTCTGCTGACGAGCTGGAGGCACGAGGGCAACAAAACTCACATCTACAATATCTACGGCATTACAGAGGTTTCCTGCTGGGCCTGCTGTTACAAAGTCCCAGAGAGTCTACTGCAGTCCGGCAATCT GATGGCGTCCTCtgtgcctctcggcgcccctcTGATGGACACAACTGTGGAAGTGAGAGATGAACTTGGCCATATTGTCACAGAGGGTGAAGGACAGGTGTTCATAG GTGGAAAGGACAGAGTGTGCCTCCTGGATGATGAGGTGACTGCTGTCCCCGGGACGATGCGCAGCACTGGAGACTGGGTGAAGGCTGAAGACTCACAGCTGTTCTACCTCGGACGGAGAGACCGGCTGATCAAACGCCACGGACAGCGAGTGAACTTGGACACCTTGCAGcaa GTCGTGATGAGTCTTCCTCAGGTGGAGTCCTGCGCTGTGGGTCTGTACGAAGGCTTTCGGCTGGTTGCCTTTGTTGTGGCATCTACATCTGGAGACCAACAGGCGGCTTCTCCATTCCCATCTGTACAGCAGCGTGTGGGACAAAGCCCCTCGGCCTCTGCGGACCGCCGGGAagacttctcctcctccattagCCATGATGAGGAGAGCGGCGCTACAGACGGAGACCTCAGCAGGGCCGTCCTCACCCagctgtctctgctgctgcccAGCTACAGCATTCCAGACACGCTGGTGCTCGTCCCGGCCTTGTCCCTGTCTGCTCACG GCAAGGTAGACATGGATGCACTTATGAAAACATaccaaagacagagagaacgtTTAGAGTCTGACACTTCACTTGGAGATTTggccaaaataaaacaaaccctTCAGTCTTTGTGGCAG GATACTCTAGGTCTTGCTGAAGATGCAGCCATTGAGGAGGAGTCCAACTTCCTTTTCAGCGGAGGAGATTCTCTGAAGGCGTTGCGTCTCTGCGATGACATCACGACTGCTGCAGCAGTGGCCTCAGCAGGGCTTTTGGAAGTTATACTGGACGGGACCTTCTCAGACGTACTGCACCACGTTGCCAGAGTAATACTGACGCTGCCGCTTGAGAACAACTCGTCGTCGCTGCCCGAGGCCAAGAAACGGCGAGCAGATCCTCTCTCCGTTGCACCGGCGAAGAGAGAACGCACAGACCCTCGTTCTAGAACAGCTGCAGAGAAACCGCAGGGAGCTGAAGTTGCTTTGGAGGAAAGGACAGTAAAAGTTATAAGGAGGGGAGGCGAGGTGGTAGAAATGAAGATCAGAAATCCGGACACCAATAAAAACTCTCAGCCGGACACAGTGGAACAACTCCGAAGAACAGATTCCA AGACCAGCGCTGTGGGACTGAGTCTGAGCTGGTCTTCAGACACAGGCAGATGTGTGGATGCCTCCCCAGTGCTTCTAGCGCAAGGAGGAACAGATCAGGGATCAGACTCGGCCAAAACGACAGTCTTCATCGGCTCCCACTCTCACAGGATGCAGGCCCTAGACCTGGCCACCGGGGGGCTTCTGTGGGAGCGGGTTCTGGGGGACAGAATCGAGGCCGCAGCTGCTGTGTCTCAGTGTGGGACCCTCGTGGTTATAG GTTGCTATGATGGCTGTGTGTATTTCTTGTGCGCGGCTTCCGGAGAGACGCGGTGGGTATTTGAGACAAGAAATGCTGTGAAGAGCTGTCCCGCCGTGGATCCCCTCAAAGGGCTGGTGATAGTGGGCTCACATGATGGGCATGTTTATGCCCTGAACCCACAG GTTCGGCAGTGTGTTTGGAAGCATCACTGCGGGGGCGGGGCTGTGTTTTCTTCCCCatacctccacccctcccacagACGGCTGTATGTGGCGTCACTGGGAGGACACCTGCTCTGTCTCAACCCT GACAGTGGAGAGCTCATATGGACGTACTGTAGAGAGACTCCATTCTTCTCATCGCCAAACGGCTCCTCCGGTCCTGTTGTCATCGGCTCAGTGGATGGAAACATCTGCTGCTTCAGCAATATGGGGAAACTG cTTTGGCAGTTTTTGACCAAAGGACCCGTCTTCTCGTCCCCGTGTGTCACACCAGACCAGCAGAGGGTTTTGTGTGGATCACATGACGGCTGCCTGTACTGTTTGAACTGTGCTGATGGCTCTTTGGTTTGGACTTTCCAGACCTCTGGGAAGGTGTACTCTAGCCCCTGTGTGTTCGATGGCTCTACCTGGGGGAGAAGGGGGATTCTTGTGGCCCTGGCCTCCACAGATGGAACGGTCTGGATCCTGGATGGTCAAGATGGACTATTGGTAGCTTCACTCACCCTTCCTGGGGAGCTGTTTTCTTCCCCGGTGGTGTGGGAACACTCCCTTGTGGTTGGGTGTCGTAATGACTATGTGTACTGTATAGAGCTGACAGTCAAAAAGGAAACATAG